ACCCTTTCGTATGTTTTATTGTGCAATTGTATCATGTTTGTTACTTTTTAACATTTCTTAACAAGTTAAGGAATTCAACTAAGGGTGATTTTATTATTCAAATACTGGCTTAACATAGGGTTTAAGCAAGATTTCAGTTAAATTATATTTATTTTAGTTGAATAGAAAAAAAAATATATATCTGTTACAACAATCCTTGGGAAAAGAGAATACAAGAATTAAGGATGGGACATTTATAGTCTCGAGTTCAATAAATAATAACCTTGATTTTTAGAATTAATTTATCTTAATATAGAAGTTTCCAATTCTTGGAAAAATTGATCTTCATCTTCTATTATTATATCGATAGGAATATAATATACAGGAATGCCTTCCAATCTATTTAATAAAAGTCTTTGAGCATCCTTTTCGGTAGTCAATAGAATACAATCTCCGTCTGCGTTTAATTTCTCAAACCTGGCATTGATTACCTTATAATCAAATTCATCAAAGTTGTGGTGGTCAGGAAACTTGAGATGCTCCTTTTTTACGGCATTTATCCTTAAGTATTCTGCTAAAGGTTGCGGATTCGCAATACCCGTTACCAACAAAACATTTTTTGGGAGACCTATGATTCCTGTGGCGTTTTCAGATATAGGAATCAATTCTTTATAACCAATTTTGCTGTAATAAATAGTAGTCGTTTTGTTGTATGATTTTATTTTGGACTCAATTTTATTCTTTTCCATGGCCGGAATTTCATCTGGACATTTAGTGATGAGAACAATATCTGCTCTTTTGGTTTGATTAAAAGTATCTCTATAATTACCAGTAGGTAATAAAAAGATCGGATTGAGAATGGAGTTATATTCAAAAAGGAGAATAGAACATTTTGGAGTTACCTTACGGTGTTGAAAAGCATCATCCAATATTATTAAATCATGATCTTTCTGAAGGATTTCTATTCCTTCTGTTCTATTTTCATTAACGGCAATAGTAATATTTGGGAAGTTCTTTTTAAACTGTAAAGGTTCATCACCAACATTTTCAACACTGTCTTCTACTTCCACCAATCTAAAGCCTTTGGTTTTTCTGCCGTACCCTCTGCTTAAGGTAGCGACACGGTATTTGTTGCTAAAGTATTGGATTAGTTTTTGGGTCAGCGGACTTTTGCCAGCACCTCCGACGGCCAAATTCCCAACCACAATAGTCTTGACAGGAAAAGTTTGTGAGGGGAAGACCTTTAGGTCATACAACTTGTTTCTAACCCATATGATAAGGGTATAGAGGATGGTAAAAGGAAATAGTAACCATCGAAGCCATTGCATAATTATCTCTTTATAATCTTGATACCAACATCGTTTATTCCCCTTAATGGGTTTTCACGCATAGACTGACCAACAGAAAAA
The Sphingobacterium daejeonense genome window above contains:
- the lpxK gene encoding tetraacyldisaccharide 4'-kinase, which translates into the protein MQWLRWLLFPFTILYTLIIWVRNKLYDLKVFPSQTFPVKTIVVGNLAVGGAGKSPLTQKLIQYFSNKYRVATLSRGYGRKTKGFRLVEVEDSVENVGDEPLQFKKNFPNITIAVNENRTEGIEILQKDHDLIILDDAFQHRKVTPKCSILLFEYNSILNPIFLLPTGNYRDTFNQTKRADIVLITKCPDEIPAMEKNKIESKIKSYNKTTTIYYSKIGYKELIPISENATGIIGLPKNVLLVTGIANPQPLAEYLRINAVKKEHLKFPDHHNFDEFDYKVINARFEKLNADGDCILLTTEKDAQRLLLNRLEGIPVYYIPIDIIIEDEDQFFQELETSILR